From the genome of Spirochaetota bacterium:
GAGTAGTAGCTTTGTTGGTAAAAAATAAGATAACTGGACGGAATGCGCTATCCTGAGAATCATAATTATATAATTATTTTTATATATTTTAATTTGTTGTAATTGCTACTATGTATTTTATAGCAAAAATTTACTGCTATTATTATATTACTGTTGATATTTACTATCACTGATGGTACTATCAAAGCATATACAATTACTATACCCAATGGGGGTCATATGAAACAACACTATACAGCCCGCCAGGTTTTAGAGATACATTCAAGTGGAACATATATCATTATTTTTATAGTAATAGCTCTAATAGCACATATATTTCAGATTTTGGGAAAAGTTGCTATTTCAGAAATAGCCAGGCTTGCCTTCATAAGTGGTGTGTGTATCCTTGTCTCATATATTATTTACAAAAGAAAAAGGCTTTTAAAGCCTACTGGCGTGTTTGAATGGCTTTTGGGTTTTATAAGCTTGAATATTCCATTGGCTGCAAAATTTGCCTATGCACAAAAATATGACTGGACATTTGCACTGGAGTCATACAACAGCTCGGTGCTTATGGTTATTCTTCTTATTATGCTTCAATTATATTATAACCGGCGGCTAATGAATTTTTACACGGCATATACTGTCATAACATGGACAGCATTTTTATTAGTGGCGATAGCTCATGGAGCTGAAATTCATTGGGATGCAACCCTTGATGGCAAGCCGGTTCATGGCTTCATTATCTTACGTGAGATTTTCTTTATAATGATTACTGCCGTTTTTGGAATTTTGGCTTCCCGAAATATACGTGTTGTGCTGGAATATGATGATCGCTCCACTAAACAGCTTTCGGTTATTCAAAAGCAGTCAGATGTGCAGCGACAGCTCAATGAAACAATTAAAGAAAAGGTTGCTGATCTTCTGGAACAGGTGAAACAGCAGGATATACTCACTGTTAAATTCAATGATAAGATGCAAAACCAGGCCTCGACGTTTGAAGAAATATCAGCCACACTTGAAGAGCTTTTGGGTTCAGCTGAAAGCATTGCCCGTATAGCCGAGGAGCAGGTTGGTGGCAATGAGATGATGGAAACCATAGTGAATGAATTTAAAATAATCAAAAATGAAACACGGCAAAATCTGGATAAGACAATACAGGAAGTTGATACGGTGGTTGCCCAAACAGGAAATGCAAATGAAAGAATCAAAGATGTGGAATCAACTATTAATCAGATACGTGCACAGAGCCAGAAGATTTCAGAGACTATAAGCGTAATTGTTGATATTGCTGANNNNNNNGTGGAATCAACTATTAATCAGATACGTGCACAGAGCCAGAAGATTTCAGAGACTATAAGCGTAATTGTTGATATTGCTGATAGGATTAATTTATTATCACTCAATGCCAGTATTGAAGCTGCACGCGCAGGAGAATATGGAAGGGGCTTTGCAGTTGTTGCGGATGAAATAGGCAAACTGGCATATCAAACTTCTGAAAGCATAAAGGATATTGAGAAAGTCCTGGTGCAGAGCACTAAAACTACTGAAACAGGTGTTGAGGTTATCCGTGCAACAGCTGAGATGTTAAAGGACTTGATAGCCCGAATGGCAGAAAGCTCGTCAAAAATCAAGATATTGCAGGACAGTGTTACTGTAGAAGAAAAATACATAAAAAATATCATAGAGCAGATGGAAAAGAATGTAGAATTGGCAAAAAATATTGGTGCAGGTACCGAAGAGCAGA
Proteins encoded in this window:
- a CDS encoding methyl-accepting chemotaxis protein translates to MKQHYTARQVLEIHSSGTYIIIFIVIALIAHIFQILGKVAISEIARLAFISGVCILVSYIIYKRKRLLKPTGVFEWLLGFISLNIPLAAKFAYAQKYDWTFALESYNSSVLMVILLIMLQLYYNRRLMNFYTAYTVITWTAFLLVAIAHGAEIHWDATLDGKPVHGFIILREIFFIMITAVFGILASRNIRVVLEYDDRSTKQLSVIQKQSDVQRQLNETIKEKVADLLEQVKQQDILTVKFNDKMQNQASTFEEISATLEELLGSAESIARIAEEQVGGNEMMETIVNEFKIIKNETRQNLDKTIQEVDTVVAQTGNANERIKDVESTINQIRAQSQKISETISVIVDIAXXXVESTINQIRAQSQKISETISVIVDIADRINLLSLNASIEAARAGEYGRGFAVVADEIGKLAYQTSESIKDIEKVLVQSTKTTETGVEVIRATAEMLKDLIARMAESSSKIKILQDSVTVEEKYIKNIIEQMEKNVELAKNIGAGTEEQKAAIEASAKAIEHMNEVVSQMVDEIQQLAHTSQNIVYNATVLLEKSKGDA